In the Campylobacter showae genome, one interval contains:
- the csrA gene encoding carbon storage regulator CsrA, with protein MLILARKEDESIMLGNDIKITVVGISKGGVKIGIDAPKNMMILRSELVEDVAAENKQALNGAGEASLKELSDKMVK; from the coding sequence ATGCTAATACTCGCAAGAAAAGAAGACGAAAGCATAATGCTGGGAAACGATATTAAAATCACGGTCGTAGGCATCTCAAAAGGCGGCGTAAAAATCGGCATCGACGCGCCTAAAAATATGATGATCCTGCGCTCTGAGCTCGTCGAGGACGTAGCGGCGGAAAACAAACAAGCCCTAAACGGCGCGGGCGAAGCGAGCCTAAAAGAGCTCAGCGATAAAATGGTAAAATAA
- the truB gene encoding tRNA pseudouridine(55) synthase TruB — MNALFVANKPAGISSNHFLSRLKRKYGVKKAGFSGTLDPFAGGCLIVALGNHTRLFNYIDKTPKIYEATIWLGAVSASLDNENIEEITLCSPLNLADVKAALGELKGEIAYVPPKFSAKHVGGKRAYELARAGEEFELKSQTMSVFDANLTAYMHPFLSFRISVSGGSYVRSYAQILAAKLGVKATLSALKRVSEGKFIYENERFLNPLDYISLPQNEYLGDPTDVMLGKKLSVEKLKFGAKGLYLINFDEFFSIIEIKDETVTYKLNKVEKC, encoded by the coding sequence ATGAACGCGCTTTTTGTCGCAAATAAGCCCGCAGGCATCAGCTCGAATCATTTCCTAAGTAGGCTAAAGCGCAAATACGGCGTAAAAAAGGCGGGCTTTTCGGGCACGCTAGATCCGTTTGCCGGCGGCTGCCTGATCGTGGCTCTGGGCAACCACACTCGGCTTTTTAACTATATAGATAAAACGCCCAAAATCTACGAAGCGACGATATGGCTGGGAGCCGTAAGCGCTAGCCTAGATAACGAAAATATCGAGGAGATCACGCTTTGCTCGCCCTTAAATTTAGCGGACGTAAAAGCTGCGCTAGGCGAGCTAAAAGGCGAGATCGCCTACGTACCGCCCAAATTTAGCGCCAAGCACGTGGGCGGCAAACGCGCCTATGAGCTAGCAAGAGCGGGCGAGGAGTTTGAGCTAAAAAGCCAAACGATGAGCGTTTTTGACGCAAATTTAACCGCATATATGCATCCGTTTTTGAGCTTTCGCATTAGCGTTAGCGGGGGCTCGTACGTGCGCTCGTACGCTCAAATTTTAGCCGCAAAGCTTGGCGTAAAAGCCACTCTAAGCGCGCTAAAACGCGTGAGCGAAGGTAAATTTATTTATGAAAACGAGAGGTTTTTAAATCCGCTTGATTATATTTCGCTACCGCAAAACGAATATTTAGGCGATCCCACGGACGTAATGCTTGGCAAAAAACTGAGCGTAGAAAAGCTAAAATTTGGCGCCAAAGGGCTATATTTAATAAACTTTGATGAATTTTTTAGTATCATTGAAATCAAAGACGAAACCGTAACATATAAACTAAATAAGGTCGAAAAATGCTAA
- a CDS encoding ATP-dependent helicase encodes MPDLLDELNESQREAASHTDGAMLILAGAGSGKTKTITTRLAYLISELGIPPSNTLTLTFTNKAASEMRTRALNMLGAAGKNFTPLLCTFHKFGLLFLKFYIDRLKRKNNFVIIDTDDKKRILKGFEGDIATSVLASEISNFKNSLLSVEEVLNHGGMFANGQNFKDGYHAKLANIYKLYEEYLAANNLVDFDDLLCLSYKILDEDEALAREISRRYAYVMVDEYQDTNDLQYRLLRKLCLTHENIAVVGDDDQSIYGWRGAKIENILNFKDQFKDAKVIRLEQNYRSTSQILRAANELIDHNRNRLGKELKSTKEGGEDVALMESDDETMESLKVAKRIKKLLDSGAQASDIAILYRINALSRSLEEGLTKEKIPYKMVGGVKFYERAEVKDVISYLRLVANENDDFSLKRVINRPKRGLGKVSLAKIEKIAFEHKLSLFEAISSLDENDKDLSKKIVSSLGEFAANLRELKECDSPYELVDKLEAKFGIKKYYESLPDGSERVANIDEFYATIKDQIKQNPSFSIEEFLNEIALQSEQDNIGGEAISIMSIHASKGLEFEHLFVIGLEEGFFPLLGDGSDIEEERRLAYVAITRAKKTLTLSFVNSRFYKGQRTRLEKSRFLSEAGVCSGSLIIQTQTQAAGEYKKGDLVKHKIFGIGRVTAVTKIKKELKLTINFGGISREIMSSFVEKAV; translated from the coding sequence ATGCCCGATTTACTAGACGAACTAAACGAAAGCCAGCGCGAGGCAGCCTCGCATACGGACGGAGCGATGTTGATTTTAGCAGGAGCCGGCAGCGGTAAAACCAAAACCATCACCACTCGCCTAGCCTATCTCATAAGCGAGCTAGGTATCCCACCGTCAAACACCCTAACGCTAACCTTCACCAACAAAGCCGCAAGCGAGATGCGAACCCGCGCGCTAAATATGCTAGGCGCCGCCGGTAAAAATTTCACTCCGCTACTTTGCACTTTTCACAAATTCGGGCTTTTGTTTTTGAAATTTTACATCGACCGCCTAAAGCGCAAAAACAACTTCGTCATCATCGACACCGACGATAAAAAGCGCATCCTAAAAGGCTTTGAGGGCGATATCGCGACCTCGGTTCTAGCTAGCGAGATCTCAAATTTTAAAAACTCGCTTTTAAGCGTAGAGGAGGTGCTAAATCATGGCGGCATGTTTGCAAACGGGCAAAATTTCAAAGACGGCTACCACGCAAAGCTAGCAAATATCTACAAGCTTTACGAGGAGTACTTGGCAGCAAACAACCTCGTAGATTTTGACGACCTACTCTGCCTTAGCTATAAAATTTTAGACGAGGACGAAGCTCTAGCGCGCGAGATCTCGCGCAGGTATGCCTACGTGATGGTGGACGAGTATCAAGACACCAACGACCTTCAGTACAGACTCTTGCGCAAACTCTGCCTAACGCACGAAAATATCGCGGTCGTGGGCGACGACGATCAAAGTATCTACGGCTGGCGTGGTGCGAAAATCGAAAATATATTAAATTTTAAAGATCAGTTTAAAGACGCCAAAGTCATAAGACTAGAGCAAAACTACCGCTCGACGAGTCAAATTTTACGCGCGGCAAATGAGCTTATCGACCATAACAGAAACCGCCTCGGCAAAGAGTTAAAAAGCACCAAAGAAGGCGGCGAGGACGTAGCGCTGATGGAATCAGACGACGAAACGATGGAGAGCCTAAAAGTAGCCAAACGCATCAAAAAGCTGCTTGATAGCGGCGCGCAGGCTAGCGATATCGCGATCTTGTACCGCATAAACGCTCTCTCCCGCTCGCTCGAAGAAGGCCTAACCAAAGAAAAAATCCCGTATAAGATGGTCGGTGGAGTTAAATTCTACGAGCGCGCCGAGGTCAAAGACGTCATCAGCTACCTAAGGCTGGTCGCAAACGAGAACGACGACTTCTCGCTAAAGCGCGTCATCAACCGCCCAAAACGCGGCCTTGGCAAGGTAAGCCTCGCAAAGATCGAAAAGATCGCCTTCGAGCATAAGCTTTCGCTATTTGAAGCGATATCTAGCCTGGACGAAAACGACAAGGATCTAAGCAAAAAGATCGTCTCGAGCCTGGGCGAATTTGCGGCAAATTTAAGAGAGCTAAAAGAGTGCGACTCGCCGTACGAGCTAGTGGATAAGCTAGAAGCGAAATTCGGCATCAAAAAATACTACGAGAGCTTGCCCGACGGCTCAGAGCGCGTGGCGAACATAGACGAGTTTTACGCTACGATCAAGGATCAAATCAAGCAAAATCCAAGCTTTTCTATAGAGGAGTTTTTAAACGAGATCGCGCTACAAAGCGAGCAGGACAACATCGGCGGCGAGGCGATCTCGATCATGAGCATACACGCTAGCAAGGGGCTTGAGTTCGAGCATCTTTTCGTGATCGGGCTTGAGGAGGGATTTTTCCCACTTCTTGGCGACGGTAGCGACATCGAGGAGGAGCGGCGCCTAGCCTACGTCGCCATCACCCGCGCCAAAAAAACCCTGACGCTAAGCTTTGTAAATTCGCGCTTTTATAAAGGCCAGAGAACAAGGCTGGAAAAGAGCAGATTTTTAAGCGAAGCAGGCGTTTGCAGCGGCAGCCTCATCATCCAGACGCAAACGCAAGCCGCGGGCGAATACAAAAAAGGCGACCTCGTCAAGCACAAAATTTTCGGTATCGGGCGCGTGACGGCGGTAACGAAGATCAAAAAAGAGCTAAAGCTAACGATAAATTTCGGCGGAATCAGCCGCGAGATAATGTCTAGCTTCGTCGAAAAAGCGGTGTAA